A stretch of the Chitiniphilus purpureus genome encodes the following:
- a CDS encoding formyltransferase family protein: MPKKKLVYIWSLRNAAADKAGQYIDYKGGRRYMKSPLEYLVQALNETELGACYSLEAVIYDDDPESARDREKLREYGFSCQPGRQWFYPPQLALAGRPVNVLLCPVPSSYRRLPLESAARPAAKSAFEHRLLAQLTALEADLVVLDGLLVILDELVRPGAPFHRRIVNIHPGITRLESPYERRGAHATLDALYGARGEKVIDWSTLQTRPVPPVTLTGASFHYVDNGIDSGEVIVDVLDTPIDPADTILELRWNNFQRSLFPALHRGLAHLAGVAQATTVGETACL; this comes from the coding sequence ATGCCCAAGAAAAAACTGGTCTACATCTGGTCGCTGAGAAACGCCGCCGCCGACAAGGCCGGGCAGTACATCGACTACAAGGGGGGGCGGCGCTATATGAAATCGCCGCTCGAATATCTGGTGCAGGCACTCAACGAGACCGAGCTGGGGGCGTGCTACTCGCTGGAGGCCGTGATCTACGACGACGACCCGGAGTCGGCGCGTGACCGGGAAAAGCTCAGGGAGTACGGCTTTTCGTGTCAGCCGGGCCGGCAATGGTTCTATCCGCCGCAGCTGGCGCTGGCGGGGCGGCCGGTCAATGTGCTGCTGTGCCCGGTGCCGTCCAGCTATCGCCGGTTGCCGCTGGAGTCCGCGGCGCGCCCGGCCGCGAAAAGCGCCTTCGAGCACCGGCTGCTGGCGCAGCTGACGGCGTTGGAGGCTGATCTGGTGGTGCTGGATGGCCTGCTGGTGATCCTGGACGAGCTGGTGCGCCCGGGCGCGCCGTTCCATCGGCGCATCGTCAACATCCATCCGGGCATCACCCGACTGGAATCACCCTACGAGCGGCGCGGCGCCCATGCCACGCTGGATGCGCTGTACGGCGCACGCGGCGAGAAGGTGATCGACTGGAGCACGTTGCAGACGCGGCCGGTGCCGCCGGTGACCCTGACCGGCGCATCGTTCCACTACGTCGACAACGGCATCGACTCGGGCGAGGTGATCGTCGATGTGCTCGATACGCCGATCGATCCCGCAGACACCATCCTCGAGCTACGCTGGAACAACTTCCAGCGCAGTCTGTTCCCGGCGCTGCACCGGGGGCTGGCCCACCTGGCCGGCGTTGCGCAGGCGACGACGGTGGGTGAAACAGCCTGCCTGTAG
- a CDS encoding lysine N(6)-hydroxylase/L-ornithine N(5)-oxygenase family protein codes for MLIHDLIGIGFGPSNLALAIALDELQQGGPPLETLFIERQRSFTWHRDMLLDGTHMQVSFLKDLATLRNPASRFTFINYLHEKQRLQDFINLKTFFPSRREFNDYFAWAAAQFEDRCAYGEEVIEVLPEQQGGKVTLLRVRSRDSAGAVRERLTRNLALGIGGTPSIPACFAPLRDDSRVFHSSGYLRGIAAHAQARHIAVLGAGQSAAEIFMDLHGRPHGPRVDLILRAQALKPSDDSPFVNEIFNPDFVDHVYGRTEDERDALLREFRHTNYACPDLDLIQRIFQVFYDQKINGAARHRLLRRHEVEDVRAGADGIELALRDLDTGHGYSERYDAVVLATGYARAQHRTMLAPLAPYLPGFAADRHYRLHSVPEFQPMIFLQGACETTHGLSDTLLSVTAVRTGEIGQVLAAACRQAQQPDLAERRALA; via the coding sequence TTGCTTATCCACGATCTCATTGGCATCGGCTTTGGCCCATCCAACCTCGCGCTCGCCATCGCATTGGACGAATTGCAGCAGGGCGGGCCGCCGCTGGAGACGCTGTTCATCGAAAGGCAGCGCAGCTTCACCTGGCATCGGGACATGCTGCTGGACGGCACGCACATGCAGGTCTCGTTTCTCAAGGATCTGGCGACGCTGCGCAATCCGGCCAGCCGGTTCACCTTCATCAACTACCTGCATGAAAAGCAGCGGCTGCAGGATTTCATCAACCTCAAGACCTTCTTTCCGAGCCGGCGCGAGTTCAACGATTACTTCGCCTGGGCGGCGGCGCAGTTCGAGGATCGCTGCGCCTATGGCGAGGAAGTGATCGAGGTGCTGCCCGAGCAGCAGGGCGGCAAGGTGACGCTGTTGCGGGTGCGGTCACGCGACAGTGCCGGGGCGGTCCGCGAGCGGCTGACGCGCAACCTGGCACTGGGCATCGGCGGCACCCCCAGCATCCCGGCGTGCTTCGCGCCGCTCAGAGACGACAGCCGGGTGTTCCATTCCAGCGGCTATCTGCGCGGCATCGCCGCGCATGCCCAGGCACGGCACATCGCTGTGCTGGGTGCCGGCCAGAGCGCGGCCGAGATCTTCATGGACCTGCATGGCCGGCCGCACGGCCCGCGGGTCGATCTCATCCTGCGTGCTCAGGCGCTCAAGCCCTCGGACGACAGCCCCTTCGTCAACGAAATCTTCAACCCCGACTTTGTCGACCATGTCTACGGCCGCACCGAGGACGAGCGCGACGCGCTGCTGCGCGAATTCCGGCACACCAACTATGCCTGCCCCGACCTTGACCTGATCCAGCGCATCTTCCAGGTGTTCTACGACCAGAAGATCAACGGCGCCGCGCGGCACCGGCTGTTGCGCCGCCACGAGGTCGAGGACGTGCGTGCCGGCGCCGACGGTATCGAACTGGCGCTGCGCGATCTGGATACCGGGCACGGCTACAGCGAGCGCTACGATGCGGTGGTGCTGGCAACCGGCTACGCGCGCGCGCAGCACCGCACCATGCTGGCGCCGCTGGCACCGTACCTGCCCGGCTTCGCCGCCGACCGCCACTATCGGCTGCACAGCGTGCCGGAATTCCAGCCCATGATCTTCCTGCAAGGCGCCTGCGAAACGACCCATGGCCTGAGCGATACGCTGTTGTCGGTCACCGCGGTGCGCACCGGCGAGATCGGCCAGGTGCTCGCCGCCGCATGCCGGCAGGCGCAACAACCCGACCTGGCCGAGCGACGCGCGCTGGCCTGA